A stretch of the Papaver somniferum cultivar HN1 chromosome 6, ASM357369v1, whole genome shotgun sequence genome encodes the following:
- the LOC113286667 gene encoding probable myosin-binding protein 6 isoform X2, protein MAEVQTLGAIDGYTQQMDNSSFFRNSRFSEDTTNSGFGAAFTFCTGDIVLWVLLILLTIGSYRNKGLMRIFGGFSIDLNHGFWLWFGVFGLFCSKISSCLVGIGKFSRNPSSEKSEKIIEKSAEISEEINEKSVEISEEGKNDGDEDEEMGTIEELKKAIEIEKEEKNRAITELENERMSSTCATNEAMDMILRLQSEKSSIQIEANQSKRLAEQKQQYDQEIIQSLQWVIFKHESERSVLENQLKLCKLKLRECLKLDELEQFEEELLNSANVEEDGASTGSRDTDSSSMIYFGVMWCKNK, encoded by the exons atggctgAAGTTCAGACTCTGGGCGCCATTGATGGATACACGCAGCAGATGGATAATTCCTCTTTTTTCAGAAATTCCAGGTTTAGTGAAGATACAACAAATTCTGGGTTTGGAGCGGCATTTACTTTCTGTACAGGTGATATTGTCCTCTGggttcttttgattttgttaacAATTGGGTCTTACCGTAACAAGGGTTTGATGAGAATTTTtggtggattttcaattgatttgaatcATGGGTTTTGGTTATGGTTTGGAGTTTTTGGTTTATTCTGTTCAAAAATCTCATCTTGTTTGGTTGGGATTGGTAAATTCTCTAGAAACCCTAGTTCTGAGAAATCTGAAAAAATCATTGAGAAATCTGCTGAAATCAGTGAAGAAATCAATGAGAAATCTGTTGAAATCAGTGAAGAAGGAAAGAATGATGGTGATGAGGATGAAGAGATGGGTACTATTGAGGAATTGAAGAAAGCAATTGAGAttgaaaaagaagagaagaacagaGCAATTACAGAACTAGAGAATGAGAGAATGTCATCAACATGTGCAACAAATGAAGCAATGGATATGATACTGAGGTTACAATCTGAAAAGAGTTCAATACAAATCGAAGCGAATCAATCTAAAAGATTGGCTGAACAGAAACAACAATATGATCAAGAAATCATTCAATCACTACAATGGGTTATATTCAAACATGAATCAGAAAGAAGTGTTTTGGAGAATCAATTGAAGTTGTGTAAGCTGAAATTGAGAGAGTGTTTGAAATTGGATGAATTGGAACAATTTGAAGAAGAGCTGTTGAATTCCGCAAATGTGGAAGAGGATGGAGCTAGTACTGGTTCCCGTGACACGGATTCTTCGTCTATGAT ttactttggagtcatgtggtgcaaaaataaataa
- the LOC113286667 gene encoding probable myosin-binding protein 6 isoform X1 yields MAEVQTLGAIDGYTQQMDNSSFFRNSRFSEDTTNSGFGAAFTFCTGDIVLWVLLILLTIGSYRNKGLMRIFGGFSIDLNHGFWLWFGVFGLFCSKISSCLVGIGKFSRNPSSEKSEKIIEKSAEISEEINEKSVEISEEGKNDGDEDEEMGTIEELKKAIEIEKEEKNRAITELENERMSSTCATNEAMDMILRLQSEKSSIQIEANQSKRLAEQKQQYDQEIIQSLQWVIFKHESERSVLENQLKLCKLKLRECLKLDELEQFEEELLNSANVEEDGASTGSRDTDSSSMIRIQNQGRIQGYITRSWNF; encoded by the exons atggctgAAGTTCAGACTCTGGGCGCCATTGATGGATACACGCAGCAGATGGATAATTCCTCTTTTTTCAGAAATTCCAGGTTTAGTGAAGATACAACAAATTCTGGGTTTGGAGCGGCATTTACTTTCTGTACAGGTGATATTGTCCTCTGggttcttttgattttgttaacAATTGGGTCTTACCGTAACAAGGGTTTGATGAGAATTTTtggtggattttcaattgatttgaatcATGGGTTTTGGTTATGGTTTGGAGTTTTTGGTTTATTCTGTTCAAAAATCTCATCTTGTTTGGTTGGGATTGGTAAATTCTCTAGAAACCCTAGTTCTGAGAAATCTGAAAAAATCATTGAGAAATCTGCTGAAATCAGTGAAGAAATCAATGAGAAATCTGTTGAAATCAGTGAAGAAGGAAAGAATGATGGTGATGAGGATGAAGAGATGGGTACTATTGAGGAATTGAAGAAAGCAATTGAGAttgaaaaagaagagaagaacagaGCAATTACAGAACTAGAGAATGAGAGAATGTCATCAACATGTGCAACAAATGAAGCAATGGATATGATACTGAGGTTACAATCTGAAAAGAGTTCAATACAAATCGAAGCGAATCAATCTAAAAGATTGGCTGAACAGAAACAACAATATGATCAAGAAATCATTCAATCACTACAATGGGTTATATTCAAACATGAATCAGAAAGAAGTGTTTTGGAGAATCAATTGAAGTTGTGTAAGCTGAAATTGAGAGAGTGTTTGAAATTGGATGAATTGGAACAATTTGAAGAAGAGCTGTTGAATTCCGCAAATGTGGAAGAGGATGGAGCTAGTACTGGTTCCCGTGACACGGATTCTTCGTCTATGAT ACGGATTCAAAATCAGGGAAGAATACAAGGCTATATTACAAGAAGCTGGAATTTCTGA
- the LOC113286667 gene encoding probable myosin-binding protein 6 isoform X3, translating to MAEVQTLGAIDGYTQQMDNSSFFRNSRFSEDTTNSGFGAAFTFCTGDIVLWVLLILLTIGSYRNKGLMRIFGGFSIDLNHGFWLWFGVFGLFCSKISSCLVGIGKFSRNPSSEKSEKIIEKSAEISEEINEKSVEISEEGKNDGDEDEEMGTIEELKKAIEIEKEEKNRAITELENERMSSTCATNEAMDMILRLQSEKSSIQIEANQSKRLAEQKQQYDQEIIQSLQWVIFKHESERSVLENQLKLCKLKLRECLKLDELEQFEEELLNSANVEEDGASTGSRDTDSSSMICILVIPKDA from the exons atggctgAAGTTCAGACTCTGGGCGCCATTGATGGATACACGCAGCAGATGGATAATTCCTCTTTTTTCAGAAATTCCAGGTTTAGTGAAGATACAACAAATTCTGGGTTTGGAGCGGCATTTACTTTCTGTACAGGTGATATTGTCCTCTGggttcttttgattttgttaacAATTGGGTCTTACCGTAACAAGGGTTTGATGAGAATTTTtggtggattttcaattgatttgaatcATGGGTTTTGGTTATGGTTTGGAGTTTTTGGTTTATTCTGTTCAAAAATCTCATCTTGTTTGGTTGGGATTGGTAAATTCTCTAGAAACCCTAGTTCTGAGAAATCTGAAAAAATCATTGAGAAATCTGCTGAAATCAGTGAAGAAATCAATGAGAAATCTGTTGAAATCAGTGAAGAAGGAAAGAATGATGGTGATGAGGATGAAGAGATGGGTACTATTGAGGAATTGAAGAAAGCAATTGAGAttgaaaaagaagagaagaacagaGCAATTACAGAACTAGAGAATGAGAGAATGTCATCAACATGTGCAACAAATGAAGCAATGGATATGATACTGAGGTTACAATCTGAAAAGAGTTCAATACAAATCGAAGCGAATCAATCTAAAAGATTGGCTGAACAGAAACAACAATATGATCAAGAAATCATTCAATCACTACAATGGGTTATATTCAAACATGAATCAGAAAGAAGTGTTTTGGAGAATCAATTGAAGTTGTGTAAGCTGAAATTGAGAGAGTGTTTGAAATTGGATGAATTGGAACAATTTGAAGAAGAGCTGTTGAATTCCGCAAATGTGGAAGAGGATGGAGCTAGTACTGGTTCCCGTGACACGGATTCTTCGTCTATGAT ATGCATACTTGTGATCCCCAAGGACGCGTAG